A section of the Acropora muricata isolate sample 2 chromosome 4, ASM3666990v1, whole genome shotgun sequence genome encodes:
- the LOC136915308 gene encoding QRFP-like peptide receptor, producing MATSDGFPTAIIVSFVVFYCVVFLFSAVGNTVVICASYRKIKRGQRSINAFITNLAIADLTFTVLSTLNFVNFLWAWPGGTVSCKAQGFLIEVCYTSSIMTLTLISFERRKAVITPLRVRTSSHNENIKLITLWIASLVIGSPLLFAYDINKDTSGSLICSNASFGNLGKQVYYSIHTVFVFIVPLTYMLYAQFTTFKALRTRVFLTPHAFSTASSKRHRKVAKILVALTVAFILCWTPFIAIRTMMYYHLTDEGYFWRGSQLLIFLNTALDPLLYGIYGENNGRFFQRFNCKRAPSHAAKTTRTTELSSQLHQASQT from the coding sequence TAATCGTCTCGTTCGTTGTCTTCTATTGTGTGGTGTTTCTATTCTCGGCTGTCGGAAATACAGTAGTTATTTGTGCCTCATATCGGAAGATAAAAAGAGGACAGCGGTCGATAAACGCGTTCATTACAAACTTGGCGATAGCTGACTTAACCTTCACAGTGCTGAGCACTCTAAACTTTGTAAACTTTCTGTGGGCCTGGCCTGGAGGCACAGTTTCTTGCAAGGCGCAAGGTTTTCTGATTGAGGTGTGCTACACCAGTTCAATAATGACTCTTACTCTTATAAGCTTTGAACGTCGAAAGGCTGTGATTACGCCACTAAGGGTAAGAACCAGTTCTCACAACGAGAACATAAAACTAATTACCCTATGGATAGCAAGTTTGGTTATTGGTTCTCCATTGCTTTTCGCTTATGACATAAATAAAGACACAAGTGGTTCACTGATTTGCAGTAATGCTTCCTTCGGGAACTTGGGAAAACAAGTGTACTATAGCATCCATACGGTCTTCGTTTTCATTGTTCCGCTGACATACATGTTGTATGCGCAGTTTACGACTTTTAAGGCCTTACGCACAAGAGTCTTCCTAACACCACACGCGTTTTCAACTGCGTCCTCTAAACGACACCGTAAGGTTGCCAAAATTCTCGTCGCGTTGACTGTGGCATTTATCCTTTGCTGGACGCCTTTTATTGCTATTCGAACAATGATGTACTATCACCTTACGGACGAAGGGTACTTCTGGAGAGGGTCTCAACTTCTGATCTTTCTAAACACAGCTTTAGATCCACTCCTATACGGAATCTACGGTGAGAATAATGGGCGATTCTTTCAGCGGTTCAATTGCAAGCGAGCTCCTTCTCATGCGGCAAagacaacaagaacaacagaaTTAAGTTCACAGCTGCACCAAGCTTCGCAGACATAG
- the LOC136915410 gene encoding galanin receptor 2b-like: MATSDGFPTAVIVSFVVFYSVVFLFSAVGNMVVICASCLKIKRGQRSINAFIANLAIADLTFTVLSTLDFVNFLWAWHGGRVSCKAQSFLIEVCYTSSIMTLTVISFERRKAVITPLRVRTSSHNEYIKLITLWIASLVIGSPLLFAYDISKDASGSLICNNASFGDLGKQMYYSIHMVFVFIVPLTYMLYAQFTTFKALRTRVFLTPHAFSTASSKRHRKVAKILVALTVAFIVCWAPFIAIRTMMYYHLTDEGYFWRGSQLLIFLNTALDPLLYGIYGENNGRFFQRFNCKRAPSHAAKTRTTELIKFTAAPSMAEIGRSQSK; this comes from the coding sequence ATGGCAACAAGCGATGGATTTCCAACAGCTGTAATCGTCTCGTTCGTTGTCTTCTATAGTGTGGTGTTTCTATTCTCGGCTGTCGGAAATATGGTTGTTATTTGTGCCTCCTGTCTGAAGATAAAAAGAGGACAGCGGTCGATAAATGCGTTCATTGCAAACTTGGCGATAGCTGACTTAACCTTCACAGTGCTGAGCACTTTGGACTTTGTGAACTTTCTGTGGGCCTGGCATGGAGGTAGAGTTTCTTGCAAGGCACAAAGCTTTCTGATTGAAGTGTGCTACACCAGTTCGATAATGACTCTTACTGTTATAAGCTTTGAGCGTCGAAAGGCTGTCATTACGCCACTAAGGGTAAGAACCAGTTCTCACAACGAGTACATAAAACTAATTACCCTTTGGATAGCAAGTTTGGTTATTGGTTCTCCATTGCTTTTCGCTTATGACATAAGTAAAGATGCAAGTGGTTCACTGATTTGCAATAATGCTTCCTTCGGAGACTTGGGAAAACAAATGTACTATAGCATCCATATGGTCTTCGTTTTCATTGTGCCGCTGACATACATGTTGTATGCGCAGTTTACGACTTTTAAGGCCTTACGCACAAGAGTCTTCCTAACACCACACGCGTTTTCAACTGCGTCCTCTAAACGACACCGTAAGGTTGCCAAAATTCTCGTCGCGTTGACTGTGGCATTTATCGTTTGCTGGGCGCCTTTTATTGCTATTCGAACAATGATGTACTATCACCTTACGGACGAAGGGTACTTCTGGCGAGGGTCTCAACTTCTAATCTTTCTAAACACAGCTTTAGATCCACTCCTATATGGAATCTACGGTGAGAATAATGGGCGATTCTTTCAGCGCTTCAATTGCAAGCGAGCTCCTTCTCATGCGGCAAAGACAAGAACAACAGAATTAATTAAGTTCACAGCTGCACCAAGCATGGCAGAAATAGGGCGCTCACAATCCAAGTAA
- the LOC136914370 gene encoding galanin receptor 2a-like, translating to MTMLSAVAIALISFYSVVFVLSVGGNILVLRTCYREIKRRQSINWFIANLACSDLAFTVLSILNCIDFAWTWLGGTVTCKLQGFLLEACYNTSIITLAVISFERRRAVLTPFIARTSDHDGKYKKSIAIWIASFVIGSPLLFAYVVKVNKDGSFVCNNSSFGVLGKQVYYSLHTVFIFVVPLLYMIYAQSTIFFALMSRVPPTENILIAASSLRLRKVTRTLMALTMAFIICWAPFIVVRTLMYFHLMPVGYLWRGCQVLIVLNTVLDPLLYGICVRRR from the coding sequence ATGACAATGTTATCGGCTGTAGCCATTGCATTGATCTCGTTTTATTCAGTGGTATTTGTATTGTCAGTCGGGGGAAACATTTTGGTTCTTCGCACCTGTTATAGGGAGATAAAACGTCGGCAATCGATAAATTGGTTCATAGCTAACTTAGCTTGTTCTGATTTGGCTTTTACAGTGTTGAGTATATTGAACTGTATCGATTTTGCGTGGACGTGGCTTGGTGGAACGGTGACTTGCAAGTTACAAGGATTTCTGCTTGAGGCATGCTATAATACTTCGATTATCACCTTAGCGGTCATAAGCTTTGAACGGCGGAGGGCAGTTCTGACACCCTTCATCGCCAGAACAAGCGATCACGACGGTAAATACAAAAAGTCGATTGCCATCTGGATAGCGAGCTTTGTGATTGGATCTCCATTGCTTTTCGCTTACGTAGTCAAGGTCAATAAGGATGGCTCATTTGTTTGCAATAACTCCTCTTTCGGAGTTCTCGGAAAACAAGTGTATTACAGTCTTCATACGGTCTTCATTTTCGTGGTTCCCCTTCTGTATATGATATATGCTCAAAGTACAATCTTTTTTGCTTTAATGTCGAGAGTTCCCCCAACAGAAAACATTTTGATAGCAGCCTCTTCTCTCCGCCTTCGAAAAGTAACCAGAACCCTTATGGCGTTGACCATGGCGTTTATTATTTGCTGGGCACCTTTCATTGTTGTTCGCACGTTGATGTATTTTCACTTGATGCCCGTCGGATATTTGTGGCGGGGATGTCAGGTTCTGATTGTACTAAATACAGTTTTAGATCCATTACTGTATGGAATTTGCGTAAGAAGGCGTTAA
- the LOC136915411 gene encoding galanin receptor 2a-like gives MATSDGLPTALISSRSLSSIVWLIFVLSVGGNILVLRTCYREIKRRQSINWFIANLACSDLAFTVLSILNCIDFAWTWLGGTVTCKLQGFLLEACYNTSIITLAVISFERRRAVLTPFIARASDPDGKYKKSIAIWIASFVIGSPLLFAYVVKVNKDGSFVCNNSSFGVLGKQVYYSLHTVFIFVVPLLYMIYAQSTIFFALISRVAPTENILIAASSLRLRKATRTLMSLTMAFIICWAPFIVVRTLMYFHLMPVGYLWRGCQVLILLNTVLDPLLYGICVRRR, from the exons ATGGCAACAAGCGATGGATTACCAACAGCATTAATATCGTCTCGTTCGTTGTCTTCTATAGTGTGGT TGATATTTGTACTGTCAGTCGGGGGAAACATTTTGGTTCTTCGCACCTGTTATAGGGAGATAAAACGTCGGCAATCGATAAATTGGTTCATAGCTAACTTAGCTTGTTCTGATTTGGCTTTTACAGTGTTGAGTATATTGAACTGTATCGATTTTGCGTGGACGTGGCTTGGTGGAACGGTAACTTGCAAGTTACAAGGATTTCTGCTTGAGGCATGCTATAATACTTCGATCATCACCTTAGCGGTCATAAGCTTTGAACGGCGGAGGGCAGTTCTGACACCCTTCATCGCCAGAGCGAGCGATCCCGACGGTAAATACAAAAAGTCGATTGCCATCTGGATAGCGAGCTTTGTGATTGGATCTCCATTGCTTTTCGCTTACGTAGTCAAGGTCAATAAGGATGGCTCATTTGTTTGCAATAACTCCTCTTTCGGAGTTCTCGGAAAACAAGTGTATTACAGTCTTCATACGGTCTTCATTTTCGTGGTTCCCCTTCTGTATATGATATATGCTCAAAGTACAATCTTTTTTGCTTTAATATCGAGAGTTGCCCCAACAGAAAACATTTTGATAGCAGCCTCTTCTCTCCGCCTTCGAAAGGCAACCAGAACCCTTATGTCGTTGACCATGGCGTTTATTATTTGCTGGGCACCTTTCATTGTTGTTCGCACGTTGATGTATTTTCACTTGATGCCCGTCGGATATTTGTGGCGGGGATGTCAGGTCCTGATTTTGCTAAATACAGTTTTAGATCCATTACTGTATGGAATTTGCGTAAGAAGACGTTAA
- the LOC136915214 gene encoding QRFP-like peptide receptor translates to MAKSNSHPLVILVSYTCFYSIVFLLSIGGNLVVLCDCYRRKKRRGRSSLKWLIANLAFADFAFTLLTILDVIGSLWTWLGGTVSCKIQGFLIEACYSASIMTLVVITFERRKAVVTPFSTRANISGSRTCKTLAVLWIVSLVIGSPLLYAYEVETGNTSGLFICSNAKFGKLGRQVYYSIHAVCFFIIPLIYMIYAQNAIFIALRSSAIPSKNDFTTASTDRHRKVAKILVALTVTFTVCWAPFIIVRELIYFYLADEGYYWRACQLLVFLNTALDPILYGIYGNKMKRFFPRFFMGARYRKFAKQKVSNSIQLTSHLRINNASYRNSIYHGINQEGLHRKEGQSSQEETSVRTAVVVLKF, encoded by the coding sequence ATGGCGAAGAGCAACAGCCATCCACTAGTAATACTCGTGTCTTACACTTGCTTTTATTCGATAGTGTTCTTACTATCTATCGGAGGCAACCTTGTAGTTCTTTGCGATTGTTacagaaggaaaaagagaagaggGCGATCTTCGTTAAAGTGGTTGATCGCTAATTTAGCATTCGCTGATTTCGCATTTACCCTGCTAACTATATTAGACGTTATCGGTTCTCTATGGACATGGCTTGGAGGGACAGTTTCCTGCAAGATACAAGGCTTTCTCATTGAAGCTTGCTACAGTGCATCTATCATGACGCTCGTTGTTATAACCTTTGAAAGACGTAAGGCTGTTGTGACACCCTTTAGCACGAGAGCAAACATTTCAGGTAGCCGTACTTGTAAAACGCTTGCCGTTTTATGGATTGTCAGCTTAGTAATTGGATCTCCTTTGCTGTATGCTTATGAAGTTGAGACTGGGAACACAAGTGGCTTGTTTATTTGCTCTAACGCTAAATTTGGAAAGTTAGGAAGACAAGTGTACTACAGCATCCACGCTGTTTGTTTCTTCATTATTCCCcttatatatatgatatatgcGCAGAATGCCATCTTTATCGCATTACGCTCAAGTGCGATACCTTCAAAAAACGATTTTACAACGGCTTCGACTGATCGCCATCGAAAAGTTGCCAAGATTCTTGTTGCTTTAACCGTGACGTTTACCGTTTGCTGGGCGCCTTTCATTATCGTGCGAGAGCTTATCTACTTTTACCTTGCAGACGAAGGATATTATTGGAGAGCGTGCCAGCTATTAGTTTTCCTTAACACGGCTTTGGATCCTATCCTTTATGGAATTTAcggaaataaaatgaaaaggtTTTTTCCACGCTTTTTCATGGGCGCACGTTATCGGAAGTTCGCTAAACAAAAGGTCTCAAATTCGATCCAACTAACGTCGCACTTGCGAATAAATAATGCATCATATAGAAATTCAATTTACCATGGGATAAACCAGGAAGGACTTCACAGGAAAGAAGGGCAAAGTAGCCAAGAAGAAACAAGTGTGCGTACGGCTGTAGTGGTACTCAAGTTCTAG